In one Aromatoleum aromaticum EbN1 genomic region, the following are encoded:
- a CDS encoding F0F1 ATP synthase subunit epsilon — protein sequence MAMTVHVDIVSAEEQIFSGLAEFVALPGEAGELGILPGHMPLMTRIKPGAVRVKRPDQAEEELVFVAGGILEVQPGLVTVLADTAIRGKDLDEAKALEAKRIAEEALKNQSTEIDYAKAQAELAEAIAQIAAIQKLRKRGH from the coding sequence ATGGCTATGACGGTTCATGTAGACATCGTCAGCGCGGAAGAGCAGATCTTTTCCGGCCTGGCTGAATTCGTCGCGCTTCCGGGCGAAGCGGGTGAGCTTGGGATACTGCCCGGCCACATGCCGCTGATGACCCGGATCAAGCCGGGTGCAGTACGGGTGAAGCGTCCCGACCAGGCAGAGGAAGAACTCGTTTTCGTCGCCGGCGGCATTCTCGAAGTGCAGCCGGGACTGGTCACGGTGCTTGCGGACACGGCGATCCGGGGCAAGGATCTGGACGAGGCGAAAGCTCTCGAAGCCAAGCGCATCGCGGAAGAGGCGCTGAAAAACCAATCGACTGAAATCGATTACGCCAAGGCACAGGCGGAACTCGCCGAAGCGATCGCACAGATCGCAGCGATCCAGAAGCTGCGCAAACGCGGCCACTGA
- a CDS encoding ubiquinone biosynthesis accessory factor UbiJ, which translates to MSVARRGFLTAINHLLGPAPWARERLSPYAGRHALLHADPFDIMFTVLPDGFLTAADAGTAPSITLSLPLGALPGLLAGDPGKAMSEVRIDGNAEFADALGFVFRNLRWDAEEDLSRVLGDILARRVVLGAQALRDGGLRACQALGGNFAEYLTEEQPLLVTRAALDGHGGELGNLRDDLARLDKRVERLSTSRQSPSRRDQRASALTVPPSER; encoded by the coding sequence ATGTCCGTCGCACGCCGCGGTTTTCTCACCGCCATCAACCACCTGCTCGGCCCGGCGCCTTGGGCCCGGGAACGGCTTTCGCCCTATGCGGGTCGGCACGCGCTGCTGCATGCCGACCCTTTCGATATCATGTTCACGGTCCTGCCGGACGGTTTCCTCACGGCCGCGGACGCAGGGACGGCTCCTTCGATCACGCTTTCGCTTCCACTCGGCGCGCTGCCCGGCCTCCTCGCCGGAGATCCGGGCAAGGCAATGAGCGAAGTGCGCATCGACGGCAATGCCGAGTTCGCCGACGCGCTCGGCTTCGTGTTCCGCAACTTGCGCTGGGACGCCGAGGAAGACCTGTCGCGCGTGCTTGGCGACATCCTCGCCCGTCGCGTCGTGCTCGGCGCGCAGGCCCTCAGGGACGGAGGTTTGAGGGCGTGCCAGGCGTTGGGCGGAAACTTCGCGGAATACCTCACCGAAGAGCAGCCGCTCCTCGTCACGCGCGCAGCGCTCGACGGGCATGGGGGGGAACTGGGCAACCTGCGTGACGACCTCGCGCGCCTCGACAAGCGCGTCGAGCGGCTCTCCACCTCCCGACAGTCCCCGTCGCGCCGTGACCAGCGTGCCTCCGCCCTGACTGTCCCACCGAGCGAGCGCTAA
- a CDS encoding Tim44 domain-containing protein, which yields MKNLLLGLIAVIFTLGFGIPDADAKRLGGGGSFGMQRQMTPPTPRQPSAAPQQTPQGANAVPQKRSWMGPLAGLAAGLGLAALFSHLGFGAEMGSLLMIALLVFAALMLFRMLSRRNAAARSGGAMQYAGAPAGGNFPASAPTSFPAASSAAAPAPAGKIPTNFDAEAFVRQAKVQFIRLQAANDAGNLEDIREFTSPEMFAEIRMQLTERGPGTQRTDVVELNGEVLEVVEEAQRYVVSIRFSGLLREEEGAAPAAFDEVWHLTKPSTGNVGWVVAGIQQLS from the coding sequence ATGAAAAACCTGCTTCTCGGCCTCATCGCGGTCATTTTCACCCTCGGCTTCGGCATCCCCGACGCCGACGCCAAGCGTCTGGGCGGTGGTGGCAGCTTCGGCATGCAGCGCCAGATGACCCCGCCCACGCCGCGCCAGCCGTCAGCCGCTCCGCAGCAGACGCCGCAGGGCGCGAATGCCGTGCCGCAGAAGCGCTCGTGGATGGGTCCGCTCGCCGGGCTGGCCGCCGGCCTCGGCTTGGCCGCGCTCTTCTCGCATCTGGGGTTCGGCGCCGAAATGGGCTCGTTGCTGATGATCGCGCTGCTGGTCTTTGCCGCGCTGATGCTGTTCCGCATGCTGTCGCGTCGCAATGCAGCAGCGCGCTCGGGGGGCGCGATGCAGTACGCCGGCGCTCCTGCCGGCGGAAATTTCCCTGCTTCTGCGCCGACCAGCTTCCCCGCTGCCAGCAGCGCGGCGGCGCCGGCCCCGGCGGGCAAAATCCCGACGAACTTCGATGCCGAAGCGTTCGTGCGGCAGGCCAAAGTCCAGTTCATCCGCCTGCAGGCCGCCAACGATGCCGGCAATCTCGAAGACATCCGCGAATTCACGTCACCCGAGATGTTTGCTGAAATTCGCATGCAGCTGACCGAGCGCGGCCCGGGAACACAGCGCACCGATGTCGTGGAGCTGAACGGCGAAGTCCTCGAAGTCGTCGAAGAGGCGCAGCGCTACGTCGTCAGCATCCGCTTCTCCGGCCTGCTGCGCGAAGAAGAAGGCGCAGCGCCGGCGGCGTTCGACGAAGTGTGGCATCTGACCAAACCCAGCACCGGAAACGTCGGGTGGGTCGTTGCGGGCATCCAGCAGCTTTCCTGA
- the ubiE gene encoding bifunctional demethylmenaquinone methyltransferase/2-methoxy-6-polyprenyl-1,4-benzoquinol methylase UbiE, with translation MNEKTTHFGFETVAEGEKHKKVAEVFSSVARRYDVMNDLMSFGLHRLWKAFTIQISGVGRGDRVLDVAGGTADLSLAFAKRVGRDGQVWLTDINHAMLSRGRDRVLDRGFALPVAQCDAEKLPFPDNWFDCVTVAFGLRNMTHKDVALAEMRRVLRPGGRLLVLEFSKVWAPLAPAYDLYSFKILPWMGDKVAHDADSYRYLAESIRMHPSQNELKELMERVGLKRVDYFNLTGGVVALHRGYKL, from the coding sequence ATGAACGAAAAGACGACCCACTTCGGCTTCGAGACGGTAGCGGAAGGCGAAAAGCACAAAAAAGTCGCCGAGGTGTTTTCCTCGGTCGCTCGCCGCTACGACGTCATGAACGATCTCATGTCCTTCGGCCTGCATCGGCTGTGGAAGGCGTTCACGATCCAGATATCGGGAGTCGGTCGCGGTGACCGCGTGCTCGACGTCGCCGGCGGCACCGCGGACCTGTCGCTCGCGTTCGCGAAGCGGGTCGGCCGCGACGGCCAGGTGTGGCTCACCGACATCAATCACGCGATGCTGTCGCGCGGGCGCGACCGGGTGCTCGACCGCGGCTTCGCGCTGCCGGTCGCGCAATGCGACGCCGAGAAGCTGCCGTTTCCCGACAACTGGTTCGACTGCGTGACAGTCGCGTTCGGCCTGCGCAACATGACCCACAAAGACGTCGCGCTCGCCGAGATGCGGCGCGTGCTGCGTCCGGGCGGCCGTCTGCTCGTGCTCGAATTCTCGAAAGTCTGGGCGCCGCTCGCGCCCGCCTACGATCTCTATTCGTTCAAGATCCTGCCATGGATGGGCGACAAAGTCGCCCACGACGCGGACAGCTACCGCTATCTGGCCGAATCGATCCGGATGCACCCTTCCCAGAACGAGCTGAAGGAGCTGATGGAACGAGTCGGCCTGAAGCGAGTCGATTACTTCAACCTGACCGGGGGCGTCGTCGCCCTGCACCGCGGCTACAAGCTCTGA